The following are encoded together in the Desulfomicrobium macestii genome:
- a CDS encoding B12-binding domain-containing radical SAM protein → MHDIVLTTLNARYIHPAIGLRYLHANLHDLRPRAVIQEFVISEQLIDIAEKILAHRPRIIGLGVYIWNGRECEQLVRILKTLAPETLLVLGGPEVSHFPHRLDFSLADHVIRGEGEEQFHQLCSSYLSGDTGMPRIITASPPDPDRLVMPYDLYTDEDIAHRVIYVEASRGCPFSCEFCLSSIDKKVRYFDPERFLRELATLWERGARNFKFIDRTFNLSMQRVGPILDFFLRREPPFLVHFEVVPEHFPDELREQLAKFPPGTLQLEVGIQTLNADVAASIHRRLDMDRITANLRFLEEKTNAHLHVDLIIGLPGESADSFGRNLNRLAGLTRAEIQLGVLKKLSGTTLNRHDAVHGMTYLPYPPYEILANNLIDFNPMQDLKRLARFWDLLYNSGNFNGSVRLLWPDQNVYAGFLRFSKWLYGATLSTWQIALKRLAELLFAYLTEELGLSKNEAANAIAADLLKVKGRPLPLVISDNMTFHPRSLEAINTSGPGKRQAKHLE, encoded by the coding sequence ATGCATGACATTGTTCTCACCACGCTCAATGCGCGGTATATCCACCCCGCCATCGGCCTGCGCTACCTGCATGCCAATCTGCATGACCTGCGGCCACGGGCCGTTATCCAGGAATTCGTCATTTCGGAACAACTGATCGACATTGCTGAAAAAATCCTGGCGCACCGTCCCAGAATCATCGGCCTTGGCGTCTACATCTGGAACGGGAGAGAATGCGAACAGCTGGTACGCATTCTCAAAACCCTCGCGCCCGAGACGCTGCTTGTTCTGGGCGGGCCGGAAGTCAGCCATTTTCCGCACCGGCTTGATTTTTCCCTGGCCGACCACGTGATCCGCGGCGAAGGAGAAGAGCAATTCCATCAGCTCTGCTCCTCGTATCTGTCAGGCGACACCGGGATGCCCCGGATCATCACGGCCAGCCCGCCCGATCCGGACCGCCTTGTCATGCCGTACGACCTGTACACCGACGAGGACATCGCCCACCGGGTCATTTATGTGGAAGCTTCCAGGGGCTGCCCCTTTTCCTGTGAATTCTGCCTGTCCTCCATCGACAAAAAGGTCCGCTATTTCGACCCGGAGCGGTTTCTGCGCGAACTGGCCACGCTCTGGGAGCGGGGGGCGCGCAACTTCAAGTTCATCGACCGGACTTTCAACCTGAGCATGCAGCGGGTCGGGCCGATCCTGGATTTTTTCCTGCGCCGGGAACCACCGTTTCTGGTCCATTTTGAAGTCGTGCCCGAACATTTTCCCGATGAATTGCGGGAACAGCTTGCCAAGTTTCCTCCGGGCACCCTGCAACTGGAAGTCGGCATCCAGACCCTGAATGCGGATGTGGCCGCGTCCATCCACCGGCGGCTGGACATGGACAGGATCACGGCCAACCTGCGCTTTCTGGAAGAAAAGACCAATGCCCATCTGCATGTGGACCTGATCATAGGGCTACCCGGGGAAAGCGCGGACAGCTTTGGCCGCAACCTGAACCGCCTGGCGGGCCTGACCAGGGCGGAAATCCAGCTGGGCGTCCTGAAAAAACTGTCCGGCACCACCCTGAACAGGCACGATGCCGTACATGGAATGACCTATCTGCCATATCCCCCATACGAAATACTGGCCAACAACCTGATTGATTTCAACCCCATGCAGGACCTAAAACGCTTGGCCCGGTTCTGGGATCTGCTCTACAACAGCGGAAACTTCAATGGCAGTGTGCGCCTGCTGTGGCCGGATCAGAATGTCTACGCGGGATTTCTGCGGTTTTCGAAATGGCTGTACGGCGCGACGCTGTCCACCTGGCAGATTGCCCTGAAACGCCTGGCGGAACTGCTTTTCGCCTACCTGACCGAGGAGCTTGGGCTATCTAAAAACGAGGCGGCCAACGCCATTGCCGCCGACCTTCTGAAAGTCAAGGGCCGCCCCCTGCCCCTGGTGATTTCGGACAACATGACTT
- a CDS encoding peptidoglycan DD-metalloendopeptidase family protein, translating to MKNYYINDKRKLARRRRLIPILLAGLVIVCALYLAWSHRQDILAVFGSPAEDSVATDNATTDNATMGNATMANATAVAAEVPEPPRREPVQECRIQDGDTLSSIFDKHLISQTTLFQIMDADEQILALDILRPGNTLTFTFNPDWSLERMVLSVNPARQVVYRRVDAENFEFEEVIHPGTWVQQTLAGGIEGSFFVSAQNAGLNDQEVASIAELLKGRINFRRDLQAGDTFQVVRRQQYVGDEFTGESQILGIRIICRKRTYDAYLFSDGKYYDREGNSLMRAFVRYPFKGSQRLSSAFNPRRRHPVTGRVSPHNGADFRMSVGTPIFAPGDGVVTRTLQHRFAGKYIEIRHSDRYSTRYLHLSKFLVRKGQRVKRGDKIALSGNTGRSTGPHLHYEFHVAGRPVDPVTAPIPIMSSISKKDRAAFKAKVAELTADMDLAKAVDGPRLSQAATTN from the coding sequence ATGAAAAATTACTATATCAACGACAAACGGAAACTGGCGCGCCGACGTCGGCTCATCCCGATCCTCCTGGCCGGTCTGGTCATTGTTTGCGCGCTGTACCTGGCATGGTCGCACCGGCAGGATATCCTCGCCGTGTTCGGCAGCCCCGCCGAGGACTCCGTCGCCACGGACAACGCCACCACAGACAACGCGACCATGGGCAACGCCACCATGGCCAACGCCACGGCGGTCGCGGCCGAAGTGCCGGAACCGCCCAGGCGGGAGCCCGTGCAGGAATGTCGGATCCAGGACGGCGACACTCTGAGCTCCATCTTCGATAAGCACCTCATCTCCCAGACGACCCTGTTCCAGATCATGGACGCCGACGAGCAGATTCTGGCCCTGGACATCCTGCGCCCCGGGAACACGCTGACGTTCACCTTCAATCCCGACTGGAGCCTGGAACGGATGGTGCTCTCCGTGAATCCGGCCCGGCAGGTCGTCTATCGGCGGGTTGACGCGGAAAATTTCGAGTTCGAGGAAGTCATCCACCCCGGCACCTGGGTGCAGCAGACCCTGGCTGGCGGCATAGAGGGCAGCTTTTTTGTCTCCGCCCAGAACGCGGGCCTGAACGATCAGGAAGTGGCGAGCATCGCGGAGCTGCTCAAGGGACGCATCAACTTTCGCCGCGACCTGCAGGCTGGGGACACGTTTCAGGTCGTGCGCAGGCAGCAGTACGTCGGTGACGAGTTCACAGGCGAGAGCCAGATCCTGGGCATCCGCATCATCTGCCGGAAACGGACCTATGACGCCTATCTGTTCTCGGACGGCAAGTACTACGACCGCGAGGGCAACAGCCTCATGCGCGCCTTTGTCCGCTATCCGTTCAAGGGCAGCCAGCGACTGTCGTCGGCCTTCAATCCCAGGCGGCGCCACCCGGTCACCGGCAGGGTCTCCCCGCACAACGGCGCCGATTTCCGCATGTCCGTGGGCACGCCCATATTCGCCCCGGGCGATGGCGTGGTCACACGCACCCTCCAGCACCGTTTCGCCGGTAAATACATCGAAATCCGGCACAGCGACCGCTACTCGACCCGCTACCTGCATTTGAGCAAATTCCTGGTCCGCAAGGGGCAAAGGGTCAAACGCGGCGACAAGATCGCCCTGTCCGGCAACACCGGCCGGTCCACCGGCCCCCATCTGCATTACGAGTTCCATGTCGCGGGGCGTCCGGTCGATCCGGTCACGGCGCCCATCCCGATCATGTCCTCCATTTCCAAGAAGGATCGCGCCGCCTTCAAGGCCAAGGTTGCGGAGCTGACGGCCGACATGGACCTGGCCAAAGCCGTCGATGGCCCGCGCCTCTCGCAGGCCGCGACCACGAACTAA